In Candidatus Eisenbacteria bacterium, the following are encoded in one genomic region:
- a CDS encoding 30S ribosomal protein S1, producing the protein MAENRVDEGLPVEEEKQKTGREVGEERGSPEGGAGTVGSDRRRDRSRGSLRNTELDDDDTPQLSPEMLALYEDSLKDITEGEIVRGIVVRIEGEDVLVDVGFKSEGTIPLSEFPDRDSLKAGMEVEVYLEKMEDQDGLVVLSKQKADFARVWDRVKDASDSGAIVEGRLLRKIKGGLVVDLFGVEAFLPGSQVALRQVQNIDQLLSQTLRFKIIKLNKRRRNIVVSRRVVLEEERARQKSTILKELAKDQVREGVVKNITDFGAFVDLGGIDGLLHVTDMSWGRVSHPSEVLAIGDKIKVKVLSFEPERERISLGLKQLTAYPWENVEEKYGVGSKVRGKVVSITDYGAFIELEKGVEGLIHVSEMSWTRHIRHPSRVLAIGDTIEAVVLKVDKENEKISLGLKQVEPDPWLSLDEKYPIGTRLWGKVRNLTNFGAFVEIEEGIDGLVHISDMSWTRRISHASEVLKKGDKIEVIVLNIDKDNRRISLGLKQVSEDPWQDLVEKFPLNLTVHGSVVRLLDRGLIVDLGDDIEGFVPFSQMGFEEVRKPMDIFQAGDELDLKVIRVDPEARRIVLSLRAYLSELSPEAQEDFRNKYMSRNVVSEEASASEPATSDGAPTAGAEEPGRPEESGDQGNVAAEASPDEATQPGPGGESGAETPEGEDSPQAPEAGTSE; encoded by the coding sequence ATGGCGGAAAACAGGGTTGATGAAGGCCTCCCGGTCGAGGAGGAGAAGCAGAAAACTGGAAGGGAGGTTGGTGAAGAAAGAGGATCTCCGGAGGGCGGCGCAGGGACGGTCGGGTCTGACCGACGGCGTGATCGTTCGAGGGGAAGTCTGCGAAACACCGAACTTGATGACGACGACACGCCGCAGCTCTCCCCGGAGATGCTTGCGCTTTACGAGGATTCCCTGAAGGACATAACGGAGGGGGAAATCGTGAGGGGCATTGTGGTGAGAATCGAGGGAGAAGACGTGCTCGTGGACGTCGGCTTTAAGTCGGAAGGGACCATACCGCTCTCCGAGTTTCCGGATCGGGACAGCTTGAAGGCGGGCATGGAGGTGGAGGTCTACCTCGAGAAAATGGAGGATCAGGACGGGCTCGTCGTTCTGTCCAAGCAGAAGGCCGACTTTGCAAGGGTCTGGGATCGCGTCAAGGACGCATCTGACAGTGGAGCGATTGTCGAGGGCAGGCTACTGCGGAAGATCAAGGGAGGTCTTGTCGTTGACCTCTTTGGAGTGGAAGCATTTTTGCCCGGTTCTCAGGTGGCGCTACGCCAAGTTCAAAACATAGACCAACTCCTCAGTCAGACGCTGCGCTTCAAGATTATCAAGCTGAACAAGCGGCGCAGAAACATCGTCGTCTCCCGCAGAGTGGTTCTTGAAGAGGAGAGAGCGCGGCAGAAGTCGACCATACTGAAGGAACTTGCGAAGGATCAGGTCCGGGAAGGAGTGGTGAAGAACATCACCGACTTCGGTGCGTTCGTGGATCTGGGCGGGATCGACGGTCTGCTTCACGTGACCGACATGTCGTGGGGAAGAGTGAGCCATCCCTCGGAAGTCCTCGCGATAGGAGACAAGATCAAGGTGAAGGTGCTCAGCTTCGAGCCAGAGCGGGAACGAATTTCCCTGGGGCTCAAGCAACTCACTGCCTATCCGTGGGAAAACGTCGAAGAGAAGTACGGGGTGGGCTCGAAGGTGAGAGGCAAAGTTGTGAGCATCACGGATTACGGCGCATTCATAGAGTTGGAGAAGGGCGTCGAGGGTCTCATCCACGTTTCGGAAATGTCGTGGACGAGACACATCCGTCACCCATCGAGGGTGCTTGCCATCGGGGATACGATAGAGGCCGTCGTACTGAAGGTGGACAAGGAAAACGAGAAGATATCCCTGGGCTTGAAGCAAGTGGAACCGGATCCGTGGCTTTCTCTGGACGAGAAGTACCCCATCGGTACGAGGCTCTGGGGAAAGGTGCGGAATCTGACCAACTTCGGAGCCTTTGTTGAGATCGAAGAAGGCATCGATGGCCTCGTTCACATATCTGATATGTCGTGGACGAGAAGGATCTCTCACGCGAGCGAGGTTCTGAAGAAAGGCGACAAAATCGAGGTCATCGTTCTGAACATTGACAAGGACAACCGTCGCATTTCACTTGGCTTGAAACAGGTGTCGGAAGACCCGTGGCAGGACCTCGTCGAGAAGTTTCCTCTGAACTTGACCGTGCACGGCAGCGTCGTTCGGCTCCTCGACAGAGGGCTCATCGTGGATCTGGGGGACGACATCGAGGGATTCGTGCCGTTCTCCCAGATGGGCTTTGAAGAAGTCAGGAAGCCGATGGACATCTTCCAGGCGGGAGACGAGCTCGATCTGAAGGTCATAAGGGTTGATCCGGAAGCTCGCCGGATCGTCCTGAGCTTGAGAGCCTACCTGTCGGAGCTGTCTCCGGAGGCTCAGGAAGACTTCAGGAACAAGTACATGTCGAGGAACGTCGTCTCTGAGGAGGCGTCGGCTTCCGAGCCGGCGACATCCGATGGAGCCCCGACGGCCGGCGCGGAGGAACCTGGGCGACCTGAAGAGTCTGGCGATCAGGGCAACGTGGCGGCCGAGGCGAGTCCGGACGAAGCGACGCAACCCGGGCCGGGCGGTGAGTCGGGAGCGGAAACGCCTGAGGGTGAGGACTCGCCCCAAGCACCGGAGGCGGGCACATCAGAGTGA
- the cmk gene encoding (d)CMP kinase, with the protein MTASKRRLIIAIDGPSASGKSTTARVVAERLGYIHIDTGAMYRALALKAKREAVNLGDARELDALLAGSSVDCVSRAGSFRVLLDGADVTREIREGDVSLKSSEIAALPRVRRWLVERQRRLAAEGGVVMEGRDICTVVLPDADLKIYLDASSEERAKRRWLEENAAEEGKSREKVLRDLTARDHRDMTRAHSPLEMAADAIKIDTTRLNVDEQVEEVLREVRKVLATRTE; encoded by the coding sequence ATGACCGCATCGAAGAGAAGGTTGATCATTGCCATAGATGGGCCCTCTGCCTCCGGAAAGAGCACCACGGCCAGGGTCGTGGCGGAGAGGTTGGGGTACATCCATATCGACACCGGCGCGATGTACCGCGCGCTTGCCCTGAAGGCGAAAAGGGAGGCCGTAAATCTGGGCGACGCACGTGAGCTGGATGCCTTGCTCGCCGGGAGTTCGGTAGACTGCGTGTCCAGGGCCGGGTCATTCCGCGTCCTGCTGGACGGTGCCGACGTGACGAGGGAGATAAGGGAGGGCGACGTGAGCCTCAAGTCCTCCGAGATTGCAGCGCTACCTCGGGTGAGGCGCTGGTTGGTAGAGAGGCAGAGGAGACTCGCTGCCGAGGGTGGAGTGGTTATGGAAGGAAGGGACATCTGCACCGTGGTTCTGCCGGACGCTGATCTCAAGATCTATTTGGATGCCTCCTCGGAAGAGAGGGCCAAGCGAAGGTGGCTGGAGGAGAACGCCGCAGAGGAAGGCAAGTCTCGGGAAAAGGTGCTCAGAGATCTCACGGCGCGAGACCACAGGGACATGACGCGCGCCCACTCACCTCTGGAGATGGCGGCAGACGCGATCAAGATAGATACAACCCGGCTCAACGTTGATGAGCAAGTGGAGGAAGTCTTGAGAGAAGTGAGGAAGGTCCTCGCAACCAGGACCGAGTGA
- the ispH gene encoding 4-hydroxy-3-methylbut-2-enyl diphosphate reductase, with protein MRVTVAPGSGFCFGVKRAIRLAERALEESKGPFYTLGELIHNPQVVGELENRGLRVANAISEIERGTVVIRCHGVSPGIIEEASKKKLRVVDATCPFVKKAQELASFLSGAGYWIVVVGDRGHPEVEAIAGGLRKVSVVGTEAEALRLKKAKKLGVVAQTTQSFDTLSNIVSILVGKTQELRVHNTTCETTSRRQAEALKLAGKVDVMVVVGGRKSANTARLYDICRKRVRRTLWVETAGELKRSWFRGAVHVGVTGGASTPDWLIREVADRIASIGAHGKRVPVRAQLPEKNY; from the coding sequence ATAAGAGTTACGGTAGCACCCGGCTCGGGGTTTTGCTTCGGAGTGAAGAGGGCGATCAGACTTGCGGAAAGAGCGCTTGAAGAGTCGAAAGGACCTTTCTACACTCTGGGAGAGCTGATACACAACCCGCAGGTCGTGGGTGAGCTTGAGAATAGGGGACTCAGGGTTGCCAACGCGATCTCTGAGATTGAGAGAGGTACGGTAGTCATTCGTTGCCACGGGGTTTCTCCTGGCATCATCGAGGAGGCAAGTAAGAAAAAACTTCGAGTAGTAGACGCGACGTGTCCTTTTGTAAAGAAGGCGCAGGAGCTTGCTTCTTTTCTTTCCGGCGCCGGCTACTGGATCGTTGTCGTGGGAGATCGCGGCCATCCCGAGGTGGAGGCAATAGCGGGAGGGTTGCGAAAGGTGTCAGTCGTCGGCACGGAAGCAGAGGCCTTGCGCCTGAAGAAAGCCAAAAAATTGGGGGTGGTTGCTCAGACTACACAGTCGTTTGATACTCTATCTAACATTGTGAGCATACTCGTGGGAAAGACCCAGGAGCTCCGTGTTCACAACACGACGTGCGAGACAACTTCTCGGCGTCAAGCAGAAGCGCTCAAACTGGCGGGAAAAGTGGACGTGATGGTGGTTGTAGGGGGAAGGAAAAGCGCGAACACCGCCAGACTCTATGACATCTGTCGCAAAAGGGTGAGGCGTACTCTCTGGGTCGAGACCGCGGGAGAACTTAAACGCTCGTGGTTCAGGGGAGCCGTTCACGTTGGCGTGACCGGCGGCGCCTCAACGCCCGATTGGCTCATCCGAGAGGTGGCCGATCGGATAGCTTCGATTGGAGCTCACGGGAAAAGAGTTCCAGTGAGGGCACAATTGCCCGAGAAGAATTACTGA
- a CDS encoding lysophospholipid acyltransferase family protein yields the protein MRRGYKAAWEVVNVLFTLLFVRRVRGRESIPREGGFIVACNHISFWDPPLVGDAIPREVHFLAKEELFRNRAFGWLIGSVNAIPIRRGVVDPRGIKSALEAISHGKGLVMFPEGGRVRDGTLRPALPGVGMLSVKAGAPVVPAYIRGSDGIKRAMLRLAHIDIAFGEPYFPPADEQGGGNKELYKTVGQEVMRRIAELKARVDSEA from the coding sequence ATGAGAAGGGGATACAAGGCCGCGTGGGAGGTGGTGAACGTATTGTTCACTCTTCTTTTCGTCAGGCGAGTGCGGGGAAGGGAGTCCATTCCAAGGGAGGGTGGCTTCATCGTTGCATGCAATCACATTTCGTTCTGGGATCCGCCTCTGGTGGGAGATGCAATTCCGAGGGAGGTGCATTTCCTCGCGAAGGAAGAGCTCTTCAGGAACAGGGCGTTTGGGTGGCTTATCGGAAGCGTGAACGCGATTCCCATACGGAGGGGGGTTGTGGACCCAAGGGGGATCAAGTCTGCTCTGGAAGCCATCTCTCACGGGAAAGGCCTCGTCATGTTTCCGGAAGGAGGAAGGGTGAGAGACGGGACCCTCAGGCCGGCTCTGCCCGGCGTCGGCATGCTGTCAGTGAAGGCTGGGGCGCCGGTTGTGCCCGCATACATAAGGGGCTCGGACGGCATCAAGAGAGCCATGCTTAGACTGGCGCACATAGACATTGCTTTCGGAGAGCCCTACTTTCCACCCGCGGATGAACAGGGTGGCGGGAACAAAGAGCTGTACAAGACGGTCGGCCAGGAGGTAATGAGGAGAATTGCGGAGCTCAAGGCAAGAGTCGACAGCGAGGCGTGA